The Skermanella rosea genomic sequence CGCCGGGCTCAAGGTCCTGATGGGAGCGCCCAACATCGTCCGGGGAGGATCGCATTCCGGCAATATCGGCGCCGCCGGGCTGCTCTCCGCCGGCGTCCTCGACATCCTGTCGTCGGATTACGTGCCCTTCGGCCTGCTGCAGGCGGCATTCCAACTCGCCGATGAGGGACTGGCCGATTTGCCCCGCGCGATCCGTCTGGTCTCGACCAACCCCGCCGAGGCCACAAGGCTGGCGGACCGGGGCGAGATCGCCACGGGACGCCGGGGCGACCTCGTGAGGGTCGCGGCCGTTCCGGCCAAACCGCCGATCGTCCGGTGCGTCTGGCGGGCGGGAAACCGCGTCGCCTGACGGACGGCCCGATCGGACGGTTTCTACCCGCTCCGCGGCACGGCCGATCGCCCTCCCGGGATCCAGGTGAAATGTCAGCGGTCGTGGAATCTGGTGAAAGCGGCGACCGGCTCACGCTCCGCGGCCAACCGATTGGTCGGCTCGTCGGGATCGGCGACACCAAGCGCCATGCCGCACAGCACGAGTTCGGTGTCGGGGATCCCGAGCTGGCGGCGGAGCACGGCGGGATAGTTGGCGAGTGCCGCCTGTGGGCACGTGTCGAGCCCATGCCCGCGCGCCGCTATCATGATGTTCTGCAGGAACGTCCCGAAGTCGAGCCAACTCCCCTGGCCGAGGTCCCGGTCGATGGTGAAGATCATCCCGACCGGTGCGCCGAAGAAGGCGTAATTTCGGCCGCGCTGGCGTGCCGACCCCTCGCGGTCGCCCCTGGCCACCCCGGCGAGGGCGAACAGGTTCCAGCCGAGCGCGCGGCGCCTGTCCAGATAGGGTGCCCGCCAGTCGCGCGGGTAATAGTCGTATTCCCGAGCCTCCGGAGCTCCGCTCTCATGGAGGCCGATCAGTTCCGCCTTCAGGCGCTCCAGTGCCGGTCCCGACAGCACATGCACCTTCCAGGGCTGCATGTTGCTGCCGCTCGGCGCGCGGCTGGCCACTTCCAGGAGCCGTTCGACCGTCTCGCGGCCGACCGGCGTCGGCAGGAAGCCGCGCACGCTGCGCCGGGTGACGATCGCTGTCTCGACCGCCGTCCGCATGATCTCCGGATCGATATCCCGCATATTCCGTACCGTCATTGCGAAGAGTCCCCCGAGGGATGCCACCAGAACCAGCATCAGGAAGCTCGCCGCATACCCTGGGAAAGCGTCGTGGGCAAGCGACAGGGAGAGGAGCCGGCGACGACGCCCAGGAAAGCGAAGGACATGACCCCGCCCGTCGTCGTACCGATCGGGGCGGCGCAGACGCTGGTGGGGAACCAGGGCAGCGAGTCATAGGGTTGTGCCCGGAGCCCCGTCGCGAGTCCGACAGCAATCGGGTGAGCGGAGATGCGCGGCGGCGGATCCTGCCCCCGGGCACTGCCTTCCAAGGAACACTCCGCTTGGCAGAGCCCGGTCGGAATTTCGGATGTCGGCGGGGTTGCCCATGGCGAAAGTCGGATCGCGCGCCTCCCCCGCAGGTTCGGAACGGCGTGCCGGGCCGGCGATCAGGTACTCGCTCAAGCGGTCAGCGAGATAGGCATGACCGGTCCGGCCGCCGAGTGTGGCGAAGGGCAACGCCGCGACGGAAGCTATGCCGTCCGCGGTGCGCTCGCCTCGCGACGGTAGCTCCGCGATCCAGCGCGCGCCCCGACCGAGGTTTCCCATCGCTCCTGCGGACAGAACCGCGAGGACGACCGCCGCAGCCGCGGTCATGACCATGGACCGCTGGGTCGGCAGGCGCTGCCATGGTGAGCGGGGCCGGTTCCCGACCGTGCCCGCCGCGACGACCTCGTAGACGTCGATCCCCACGGACATGTTCTTCGCCACCTTGCGTCCGAGAGACCGGAAAGCCCAGTTGGCCGACGGCTCCGCGCTGCGGCGGACGGCATCGCTGACATAGATCGATCCCGGTCTCGCCATCGATTCCAGCCGCGCCGCGACGTTGACGCTGTTGCCATAGGTATCGTCATTCTCTTCGATGACGTCGCCGACATTGACGCCGATGCGCAGATCGAAACGGCAGGACGCCAAGGCAAGTTGGATCTGCTCGGCCGCTTCCAGGGCTTCGTGGGCGCTGGCGAAGGAGGCAAGGAAACCGTCGCCGGTCTGCTTGAAGATGCGGCCCTGGTTCCGCGCGACCGCCGGGTCGACGATATCGTCGAACAGCGAGCGGAGATCCCGATATGTCGCGGTCTCGTCCCTGGCCATCATACGACTGAAACCGACGACATCTCCCGCCAGGATCGCTGCGAGCTTGCGCCTCATGTTCGGAACTCCGGCCGTTCTTCCTCAAGGCTGCCGGACAATGCCGGCACGGTCGCATCGATGGGTCGACGCCGGCGGACCGCCGGGCAGCGCGCACGGAGGGCTGCGGCCGATGCACGCCCTGACGGCGCGACCGCCCGGCCATTCCGATCGGAGTCGGGGCGCGCCGGAAGGAAGGCGGGCGTCCCTGGCATGCTGTGGGGATCCATCGGGATCGGCTCCGGACAAAGTTGGCTTGGGAAGTCGGCTCAACCCGCCGCTCATGGCGGCATGGCGTCACCGGGCATTGCGTTGCACGGACCCCGGGCTGCCCCGGGTTTCGCCGCGTGCCCCCCGGTGCTCGGAGCCGGGACCGAGGGCCTCGGCGGGAGCGGCGGAGAATCTCCTGGGACATGTCATGCTGGCTGGTTCCCGGTTGCGTGCTGAGAAACGGAAGCGCCCGAACCCCTGGGACGGTCTGCTTCGGGAAGCGGGAGGGTGTCTGGCGCCATCACCTCCGCCGCGTCCAGGATCACCCTAACCACCGCCTGTCGCACTCCTGTGCCGGGACTGTCCGCCCTTGTACCGAATTGTATCAGCGCTGCGGCCAAAGCCCCGGTTTACAGGGCTCCTGGAATATCTTGATACAATTCCGTCCAGGCATCTCGCGGCGGACGCAGTATAAGGATGACTGTGTTCAGCGTTCGGGACCGATCATGGACTCCGTGCCCCACATCGCCGTCGTCGACGACCATCGCGACATTCGCGATCTTGTCGGAAAATACCTTCAGCAGCAGGGCTACCGCGTCAGCACGGTGGAGCATGGCGCGGCGTTGCGCCGCCTCCTGGAGCGGAAGGCACCGGATCTCATCGTCCTCGACATCATGATGCCGGGCGAAGACGGGCTCACCCTCTGCCGCGAGCTGCGGGCCGGCCCCGGCGGGGGGGTCCCCATCATCTTCCTGACCGCCCGGACGGACGAGACCGATCGTGTGATCGGCCTGGAACTCGGGGCGGACGACTACCTGGTCAAGCCGTTCTCCTCGCGCGAGCTCCTGGCGCGCATCAAGGCGGTGCTGCGCCGCGCCAACAGCCTGCCGCACCAGCGGACCGCCCGCAGGGCCGGGATGGTGCGCTTCGATCGCTGGGTCCTCGACCTCGGCCGGCGGGAGCTCCAGGGCGAGGACGGGGTGGGCGTGCCGCTGTCGACGGCGGAGTTCCGGCTGCTCAAGGTGTTCGTCGAGCATCCCGGCATGGTTCTCAGCCGCGACCAGCTCCTCGACCTCACCGTCGGGCGCGAGGCCGATCCCTTCGACCGCTCCATCGACAACCAGGTCAGCCGCCTGCGCCGCAAGGTGGAAGCCGACCCGAAGTCCCCGACCATCATCCAGACCCATTGGGGCGGCGGCTACAGCTTCATGCCGGAGGTCTTCTCCTCGTGACGCGCCTTCTCACCTGGTGGCGCAAGCGCCTGTCCGTCCAGCTTCTCGCCTCCATGCTGGTCGCGCTCTTCGCCTCCCAAACGGTCGGGATGTGCATTTCCTGGGATCAGTTCCTCACGGACCTGCGCGCAGCCGCGCGCACCGAACTCAGCAGCCGCGCGGCGGCCGTGGCCCGGCTGGTCGAAACCCTGCCGCCGGCGCTTCAATCCGATATCGCCCGCGTCAACAGCACGGACTACACCCGCTTCTGGATATCCGAGGACCCGGCGCCCGCCCCCGGACCGTGGGTGGGCGAGGCGTTCGAGCGTTTCAAGGTGCCTCTGCGGACGCTCCTGAACGGATCGGGCCAAGCCATGCCGGCGGGCAGCCCGGCCGCGAGAACGCCGCTGCCCGAGGACGCGACCGCCGCGCATCTCCTGAAGGGTATGGCCTGGACGGCGCCGCCCGCGGATCGGGCGGATCTGCCGGCGCGGGCGCTCTATCTCGACTATGCCGAACGCAACGGCGCCGGGGTGATCGTCCCGCTCAACGACGGCCGGGTTCTCAACGTCGCCTTCTACAAGCATTTCATGCCGTCGATCTGGGACACCCACCTCCCGGTGTCGCTCGCGTTGACGGCGGTCCTCGTCTCCCTCGTGGGCGTCCTGACCGTGCGGCGCATCGTGCAGCCCCTGCGCCAACTCACCAAGGCCGCGGAGATGCTCGGGCGCGGCGAGGCGGTGACGCCGCTGCGCGAATGCGGCCCGGACGACATCCGCCGTACGGCGGAGGGGTTCAACCGCATGCAGGAGCGCCTGCACCGCTTCGTGGAGGACCGGACGCGCATGCTGGCGGCGATCGGCCACGACCTGAGGACGCCTTTGACCACGCTGCGCCTGCGCGCCGAGCTGGTGGAGGATCCCGACCTTCAGGAGCGGATGCTCGACACTATCGACGAGATGCAGGCGATGACCGAGGCGACGCTGTCGCTCGCGCGCCAGGAGACCAATGCCGAGCCGACCCGCACGATAGACCTCTCGGCCCTGGTCGAGAGCGTCTGCGACGACCTGGCCGAGATCGGGCAGTCCGTCGTCTTCGTCGGAGGCGGACGGGTGAACTACCGCTGCCGGCCGGACGGCCTCCGGCGCACCATCCGCAACCTGATCGAGAATGCCGTGCGCTACGCGGGCCGGGCCGAGGTGCGGCTGATCACCACGCGCTCGACGGTCGAGATCGTCGTCGAGGACGACGGGCCGGGCATTCCCCTCGACAACATGGAGGAGGTCTTCGCGCCCTTCTTCCGCCTGGAGGCTTCGCGCTCGCGCGAGACGGGCGGCGTCGGTCTCGGCCTCTCGATCGCCCGCGCCATCGCCCGCCAGCATGGCGGCGACGTGGTCCTGTCGCTGCGCCATCCCGGTCTGAAAGCCGCCGTCGTCCTGCCGGCCTGAGCACGGCGGGGGATGGTGGCGGCCCCGGCGGGAAACGCGGGGCCTCGTCGTGGCGGCCCCATGCCCGCTGTGGGGCCCGTCAGGTCAGCGGAGGCTAGCGCGCGCGGCGCCGCGCCCCAATAAGCGATTCGGGCTGCAACTTTACCTGACGCGCTCCCACTCGATGACGATTCTCAAACCGCCCGGTCTGGTGAACGTCTCCCGCATCCTGTCTCCGTCCACGGTCAACCGAAGCTGCTCGGTGGTGCGCGCACTGCCGATCCAATTGGGAAAGGTCGATCCCTCCACGGTATTTCCGCTGAACTCCCCGTTCTCGTCGACGGTGTAGGTTCCGTAGAAGCCGATCGCGCCGGCCATCGCCGCCGCGTTCTCTTCGGCCGTGCCCCCGCCGCGGGCATCGGAGCCGAACC encodes the following:
- a CDS encoding nitroreductase; its protein translation is MTVRNMRDIDPEIMRTAVETAIVTRRSVRGFLPTPVGRETVERLLEVASRAPSGSNMQPWKVHVLSGPALERLKAELIGLHESGAPEAREYDYYPRDWRAPYLDRRRALGWNLFALAGVARGDREGSARQRGRNYAFFGAPVGMIFTIDRDLGQGSWLDFGTFLQNIMIAARGHGLDTCPQAALANYPAVLRRQLGIPDTELVLCGMALGVADPDEPTNRLAAEREPVAAFTRFHDR
- a CDS encoding adenylate/guanylate cyclase domain-containing protein, producing MRRKLAAILAGDVVGFSRMMARDETATYRDLRSLFDDIVDPAVARNQGRIFKQTGDGFLASFASAHEALEAAEQIQLALASCRFDLRIGVNVGDVIEENDDTYGNSVNVAARLESMARPGSIYVSDAVRRSAEPSANWAFRSLGRKVAKNMSVGIDVYEVVAAGTVGNRPRSPWQRLPTQRSMVMTAAAAVVLAVLSAGAMGNLGRGARWIAELPSRGERTADGIASVAALPFATLGGRTGHAYLADRLSEYLIAGPARRSEPAGEARDPTFAMGNPADIRNSDRALPSGVFLGRQCPGAGSAAAHLRSPDCCRTRDGAPGTTL
- a CDS encoding response regulator → MDSVPHIAVVDDHRDIRDLVGKYLQQQGYRVSTVEHGAALRRLLERKAPDLIVLDIMMPGEDGLTLCRELRAGPGGGVPIIFLTARTDETDRVIGLELGADDYLVKPFSSRELLARIKAVLRRANSLPHQRTARRAGMVRFDRWVLDLGRRELQGEDGVGVPLSTAEFRLLKVFVEHPGMVLSRDQLLDLTVGREADPFDRSIDNQVSRLRRKVEADPKSPTIIQTHWGGGYSFMPEVFSS
- a CDS encoding ATP-binding protein; translated protein: MTRLLTWWRKRLSVQLLASMLVALFASQTVGMCISWDQFLTDLRAAARTELSSRAAAVARLVETLPPALQSDIARVNSTDYTRFWISEDPAPAPGPWVGEAFERFKVPLRTLLNGSGQAMPAGSPAARTPLPEDATAAHLLKGMAWTAPPADRADLPARALYLDYAERNGAGVIVPLNDGRVLNVAFYKHFMPSIWDTHLPVSLALTAVLVSLVGVLTVRRIVQPLRQLTKAAEMLGRGEAVTPLRECGPDDIRRTAEGFNRMQERLHRFVEDRTRMLAAIGHDLRTPLTTLRLRAELVEDPDLQERMLDTIDEMQAMTEATLSLARQETNAEPTRTIDLSALVESVCDDLAEIGQSVVFVGGGRVNYRCRPDGLRRTIRNLIENAVRYAGRAEVRLITTRSTVEIVVEDDGPGIPLDNMEEVFAPFFRLEASRSRETGGVGLGLSIARAIARQHGGDVVLSLRHPGLKAAVVLPA
- a CDS encoding lipocalin-like domain-containing protein gives rise to the protein MIQGLRRSLLVASALAVLFASAATAAENKILGSWRVVSAVANPETDNILPYGPKPQGMLVFAPDMHYIAVLHDPRIPRFGSDARGGGTAEENAAAMAGAIGFYGTYTVDENGEFSGNTVEGSTFPNWIGSARTTEQLRLTVDGDRMRETFTRPGGLRIVIEWERVR